Within Longimicrobium sp., the genomic segment GGCGGCCGCCATCTCCTCCCGCGCGTCCGGGGCGGGGGCGGCGCGGTGCTCCGCCACCACCTCCTCGTACAGGGCGCAGAGGCGGTCGACCATCGAGTCCGCGCCGGCCTGCGCGCGGATCTCCCGGCTCACCGCCATCGCATCGGCCGCGTCGTAGCCCGCGATCTCGCGCCGCACCCCCTCCGCGGTCACCGGCTCGCGCAGGGTGCGGATGCCGAGGTTGAAGCCCCGGAGCTCCGCCAGGTTCGCGGAGGTCACCCGCGGACCCATCCCCATTGCGTCGCACAGGATGACGGACGTTCCCGCGGCGAGCGCCTCCAGCGCGGACTTGCCCTTGGCGAACACCAGGTCGAACTCGCGCACCACCTCCTCCGGGCGGGCGTGCTCGCGGCCGGCGTTGGCGCCCAGCACCTCCACCTCGATCGACTCCGCCTCGCACGCCTCGCGGATCGCCTCCAGCTGCGAGCCGACCCGGGCCCCCGCGGCGTTGCTGAACACCAGCGCGCGGCGCGGGCGCGGCGGCAGGGGGCCGCGCGGGCGGAACCGGTCCAGCTCCACCGAGTTCAGCTCCAGGTGCACCCGCGCGGGGTCGATGCCGTGCTCCAGGCAGAGCCGGTCGCGGCAGGTACGGTCCACCGCCACGTGGCGCAGCACGCGGGGAAAGCGGAGCGGCTCGTCCGCCCACCCCACCCAGCTGTGGCAGAAGAAGATGGCCGGAGCATCGGGGAAGGCCAGGAGCGCCGCCATCGTCTCCAGGGAGTGGTGGCCGTGGATCACGTCGGGCGCCTCGGCGATGCTCCGCAGGTCGTCGGTCACGGGGATGGTGGCCGACCGGATCTCGCGCGCGATCGCCCCCAGGTCCGGGCTGTAGACCACCGGCCGGTGCCCGCGCGCGGCCAGCCCCACCGCCAGGTCGCGGACGTACAGCTCCGTGCCGGTGCGGCTGGCCAGCGTGCGGTTGGTGATCAGTACGCGCAGCGGCGCCATGTCATGCGCCGCGCTCGCTGTGCGTCCACAGGGCGTCCGCCAGCGGCATCACGTGCTCCCGAAAGCGCAGCACGTCCCTGTACACGCCCGCGGCCACGCGCTGCTCGCCGAACGTTTCGTACGCCGGAGTCGCC encodes:
- a CDS encoding glycosyltransferase family 4 protein; its protein translation is MAPLRVLITNRTLASRTGTELYVRDLAVGLAARGHRPVVYSPDLGAIAREIRSATIPVTDDLRSIAEAPDVIHGHHSLETMAALLAFPDAPAIFFCHSWVGWADEPLRFPRVLRHVAVDRTCRDRLCLEHGIDPARVHLELNSVELDRFRPRGPLPPRPRRALVFSNAAGARVGSQLEAIREACEAESIEVEVLGANAGREHARPEEVVREFDLVFAKGKSALEALAAGTSVILCDAMGMGPRVTSANLAELRGFNLGIRTLREPVTAEGVRREIAGYDAADAMAVSREIRAQAGADSMVDRLCALYEEVVAEHRAAPAPDAREEMAAAAAYLQRLSPLMGERDVMRRVFMRLLRTPVVGRSIRALGSRSGEGHWLARLLRMEPLG